One genomic region from uncultured Cohaesibacter sp. encodes:
- a CDS encoding substrate-binding protein, with protein sequence MTKLTISRRGLIKTGAFVGAGLAMPTIFTSRANAFTNAPMGSTVTLGFNVPQTGPYADEGADELLAQKLAVEHLNGEGDGGCLNTFTSKALKGNGILGKKVEFVTGDTQTKSDAARASARSMIEKDGAIMINGGSSSGVAVAVQGLCQEAGVIFMAGLTHSNDTTGKDRKANGFRHFFNAYMSAAALAPILAKELGTDRNAYHLTADYTWGWTQQESMQAATEAMGWKTVNNVLTPLATTDFSSYIAPVINAGADVLVLNHYGGNMVNSLTNAVQFGLLDKMVNGKDFKIIVPLYSELMAAGAGDNIKGVLGSMNYNWQLQNEGSKAFVKSFGEKYGRPPSNSAQTCYAQVLLYADACERAGTFNPCGVAEALEGFEFDGLGNGKTMYRKEDHQCFKDVLVVRGAQNPTTAYDTLEIVEVTPVDHVTYPPNHPMFGGDDASLGTCNAGA encoded by the coding sequence ATGACCAAACTTACGATTTCACGTCGTGGTTTGATCAAGACCGGTGCATTTGTCGGTGCCGGCTTGGCCATGCCAACCATTTTTACGAGCAGAGCAAACGCGTTTACCAATGCACCGATGGGGTCCACCGTGACACTTGGTTTTAACGTACCGCAAACCGGTCCTTATGCCGATGAAGGCGCTGATGAGCTTCTGGCGCAGAAGCTTGCCGTGGAGCATCTCAATGGCGAAGGCGACGGCGGTTGCCTCAATACCTTCACCTCCAAGGCATTGAAGGGCAATGGCATCCTGGGCAAGAAGGTTGAATTCGTCACCGGTGACACGCAGACCAAATCAGATGCGGCCCGCGCTTCTGCCCGTTCCATGATCGAAAAAGATGGTGCGATCATGATCAACGGCGGATCATCTTCGGGCGTGGCTGTTGCTGTTCAGGGCCTTTGTCAGGAAGCCGGCGTCATCTTCATGGCTGGTCTGACGCACTCCAACGACACCACCGGCAAAGACCGAAAAGCCAACGGCTTCCGCCACTTCTTCAACGCCTATATGTCGGCGGCTGCACTGGCTCCGATTCTGGCCAAGGAGCTTGGCACGGATCGCAATGCCTATCACTTGACCGCTGACTATACCTGGGGCTGGACGCAGCAGGAATCCATGCAGGCTGCCACCGAGGCCATGGGGTGGAAGACCGTCAATAACGTGCTGACACCGCTCGCCACGACGGACTTCTCGTCCTACATCGCTCCGGTGATCAATGCTGGCGCAGATGTTCTGGTTCTCAACCACTATGGCGGCAACATGGTCAACTCTCTGACCAACGCTGTTCAGTTCGGCCTGCTTGACAAGATGGTCAATGGCAAGGATTTCAAGATCATCGTTCCGCTCTATTCTGAATTGATGGCCGCGGGTGCTGGCGACAACATCAAGGGCGTGCTCGGTTCGATGAACTATAACTGGCAGCTGCAGAATGAAGGCTCCAAGGCCTTTGTGAAATCCTTCGGCGAGAAATATGGCCGTCCGCCGTCCAACTCTGCGCAGACCTGCTACGCACAGGTTCTGCTTTATGCAGATGCTTGCGAACGTGCCGGTACCTTCAATCCTTGCGGTGTTGCTGAAGCGCTGGAAGGCTTCGAGTTTGACGGGCTGGGCAACGGCAAGACCATGTATCGCAAGGAAGACCACCAGTGCTTCAAGGACGTGCTGGTCGTGCGTGGTGCGCAGAACCCGACAACCGCTTATGACACGCTGGAAATTGTTGAAGTCACTCCGGTTGATCATGTCACATATCCGCCGAACCACCCGATGTTCGGGGGCGATGACGCATCGCTTGGCACCTGCAACGCCGGCGCATAA
- a CDS encoding 4Fe-4S dicluster domain-containing protein codes for MATTEQIKEFGIVGAGGAGFPTYVKLGSETEIFIVNAAECEPLLHKDKELLRLKSEIFFKGLVTCLDLTAAQRCIIGVKAKYTDLITHLKETNPAPDRIEIMGLRDFYPVGDEITLIYETTGRIVAPRALPSSQGVIVNNVETIYNIGLGTPLVTKFITVGGDVQQPVSVEVPIGMPFREVIALAHPNLKGADLAHMEEDFAVIVGGPMMGKLATSLDEPVTKTTGGLLVFAKDHPLIQRFQTAAQEKRVKRIGKSACDQCSICSELCPRHLLGHPVEPHKAMRNLMFSSFAEGTDQALAILPHTLACAECNLCTLVSCPEGLYPAQITIASKKQAMAAKATLDAANEDKAHPLIDYRRTPVKKIMTRLALDRFQNKGALSAFALHPKQLTIRTSQHIGAPATPMVTTGDKVTRYQKIASVGDKLGAEIHSPVDGQITAVNDREIVIAPFA; via the coding sequence ATGGCAACAACAGAACAGATCAAGGAGTTTGGCATCGTTGGGGCTGGCGGAGCAGGTTTTCCCACTTATGTAAAACTGGGCAGCGAAACGGAAATATTCATAGTCAATGCAGCCGAATGCGAACCGCTCCTACACAAGGACAAAGAGCTGCTGCGTCTCAAGAGCGAGATATTCTTCAAGGGGCTTGTAACCTGTCTGGATCTGACCGCCGCCCAGCGGTGTATCATCGGGGTCAAGGCGAAATATACCGACCTGATTACCCATCTGAAAGAAACCAATCCAGCACCCGACCGCATCGAAATCATGGGCCTGCGCGACTTCTATCCCGTAGGAGATGAAATCACCCTCATTTATGAAACAACCGGTCGCATCGTTGCCCCCAGAGCCCTTCCAAGCAGTCAGGGGGTTATCGTCAACAATGTCGAGACGATCTACAATATCGGCCTTGGCACGCCTCTGGTGACCAAATTCATCACCGTCGGTGGCGATGTTCAACAGCCCGTCTCGGTGGAAGTGCCCATCGGCATGCCCTTCCGCGAAGTGATTGCTCTGGCCCACCCCAATCTGAAGGGCGCAGATCTCGCCCATATGGAAGAGGACTTCGCCGTTATCGTTGGAGGCCCCATGATGGGTAAACTGGCGACCAGCCTTGATGAGCCGGTTACCAAGACCACTGGCGGCTTGTTGGTTTTTGCCAAAGACCACCCTCTCATCCAGCGTTTCCAAACGGCAGCGCAGGAAAAACGGGTCAAACGGATCGGCAAATCCGCTTGTGATCAATGCTCAATCTGCAGCGAACTATGCCCGCGCCATTTATTGGGTCATCCCGTCGAGCCCCACAAGGCCATGCGCAACTTGATGTTTTCGTCCTTCGCCGAGGGGACAGATCAGGCGCTTGCCATTCTGCCGCACACCCTGGCCTGCGCAGAATGCAACCTCTGCACCCTCGTCTCCTGCCCTGAAGGGCTTTATCCGGCACAGATTACCATCGCGAGCAAAAAACAGGCCATGGCCGCCAAGGCCACTCTTGACGCTGCCAATGAGGACAAGGCCCATCCGCTGATTGACTATCGCCGCACGCCGGTGAAAAAAATCATGACCCGGCTGGCGCTCGATCGCTTCCAGAACAAAGGCGCCTTATCAGCCTTCGCCCTTCATCCCAAACAATTGACCATCCGCACCAGTCAGCATATTGGCGCCCCGGCCACGCCCATGGTGACAACAGGCGACAAGGTCACCCGATATCAGAAGATTGCCTCGGTCGGAGACAAGCTGGGTGCTGAAATCCACTCCCCCGTTGATGGACAGATAACTGCGGTCAACGATAGGGAAATTGTTATAGCCCCCTTTGCCTGA
- a CDS encoding BMC domain-containing protein: MPLAIGILELSSIAAGYLVQDGMLKAADVKLLVARTICPGKYMIVVGGNVSAVQTALDTGERLAAGFQVDKIFLPNVDPQLFPSLTGSVELPQTKGKALGIIETFSSSSIVWAADAAAKAANVTLLRVHIAMAVGGKGFLQLCGDVGAVKAAIAAGIEEIKDAGILVNHVVISNASEELFKEYI, encoded by the coding sequence ATGCCACTCGCCATCGGAATTTTGGAACTCTCCAGCATTGCAGCCGGATATCTGGTACAGGACGGCATGCTCAAGGCAGCGGATGTGAAACTGCTGGTCGCCCGGACCATCTGCCCGGGCAAATATATGATCGTGGTTGGTGGCAATGTCTCTGCAGTCCAGACCGCGCTCGATACGGGCGAACGCCTTGCTGCCGGCTTTCAGGTGGACAAGATATTCCTGCCCAACGTCGATCCTCAACTATTCCCGTCCCTGACAGGGTCAGTCGAACTGCCACAAACCAAGGGCAAAGCCCTGGGCATCATCGAGACTTTCTCCTCGTCAAGCATTGTATGGGCGGCCGACGCTGCGGCCAAAGCGGCCAATGTCACACTTCTCAGGGTCCATATTGCCATGGCAGTAGGCGGCAAAGGCTTCCTCCAGCTATGCGGCGATGTCGGCGCCGTCAAAGCCGCCATTGCAGCAGGCATAGAAGAAATCAAGGATGCCGGCATCCTTGTCAATCATGTGGTCATTTCCAACGCATCCGAAGAACTGTTCAAGGAATATATCTAG
- a CDS encoding sulfotransferase family 2 domain-containing protein yields the protein MDHSPHKPFLDKLTPNQNAKFLQEAIETHPDHFPNKEAARDFFLQIIFPPSMRWAFISTGKNASTSVLNWLFEQEFGVPLTVKAEHPIDINPASEIHTLPIYGIFSRALLQGYNMEHFKAPERSMERLCVVRNPFERAISAFLYLCKSQKQESRWFAPDRFKLNAFFRFDWEKDMDTPKGFLLFLNYIQWQIELEGADAVNGHWQPQYTFIKPDLFEPTIIGRMEDMDSFYAEASEKIGFPNPLSPKQKNTQTTQAQKADLFKFYDSAEARDLCSQIYKQDYEHFGY from the coding sequence ATGGACCATAGCCCCCACAAGCCCTTTCTTGACAAATTGACGCCGAACCAAAACGCAAAATTCCTTCAAGAAGCGATCGAGACCCATCCCGACCACTTCCCCAACAAAGAAGCGGCACGGGATTTCTTTCTTCAGATCATTTTTCCGCCTTCCATGCGCTGGGCTTTTATTTCGACAGGCAAGAATGCCTCAACCTCGGTTCTGAACTGGCTATTCGAGCAGGAATTCGGAGTGCCGCTCACGGTCAAGGCAGAGCATCCCATAGACATCAATCCTGCCTCGGAAATCCACACTCTGCCAATCTATGGCATATTCTCCCGCGCTCTGTTGCAGGGCTATAATATGGAGCATTTCAAAGCACCCGAGCGTTCCATGGAGCGCCTTTGCGTCGTGCGCAATCCCTTCGAGCGCGCAATATCGGCCTTTCTCTATCTTTGCAAATCGCAAAAGCAGGAGAGCCGCTGGTTCGCGCCGGATCGCTTCAAGCTCAATGCCTTCTTCCGTTTCGATTGGGAAAAAGACATGGATACACCCAAAGGCTTTCTGCTTTTTCTCAATTACATCCAGTGGCAAATCGAGCTTGAAGGTGCCGACGCCGTGAATGGTCATTGGCAACCACAATATACCTTCATCAAGCCCGATCTCTTTGAGCCAACAATCATCGGCCGGATGGAAGATATGGACAGCTTTTATGCCGAAGCATCAGAGAAAATCGGATTTCCAAACCCATTGAGCCCAAAACAGAAAAATACCCAGACAACGCAAGCCCAGAAAGCCGACCTCTTCAAGTTCTATGACAGCGCTGAAGCCCGCGATCTGTGCAGCCAGATCTACAAGCAGGATTATGAACATTTCGGCTATTGA
- a CDS encoding transporter substrate-binding domain-containing protein has protein sequence MKVWTRLLGVAMTAAMLVAGPAMAKEWKTVKLGTEGAFPPWNSTKADGTLEGFEIDLANILCERMDVKCEWVVQSWKGIIPALNAGKFDVIMSGMSATAKRAEVIDFSIPYGSTGQTFGVLSDSDLVDLPLKGTVFPLASKPEEAKKAIEEIKPMFKGKIIGVQSSAIAERFLQENLADVAEIREYGKTQEHDLDLMSGRVDAIMASTAYISTAMKDPANKGMVLAGPRFQGGILGKGSSIGMRKGSDDLKAMFDKAIASARDDGTIKDLSIKWFGFDVTVY, from the coding sequence ATGAAAGTCTGGACTCGACTTCTCGGGGTGGCTATGACCGCAGCAATGCTGGTGGCTGGCCCTGCGATGGCAAAAGAATGGAAAACTGTCAAACTGGGCACCGAAGGCGCCTTTCCTCCGTGGAACTCCACCAAGGCTGACGGCACGCTGGAAGGCTTTGAAATTGATCTGGCCAACATTCTGTGCGAGCGCATGGACGTGAAATGTGAATGGGTTGTCCAGTCCTGGAAGGGCATTATCCCTGCGCTGAATGCTGGCAAGTTTGACGTTATCATGTCCGGTATGTCTGCAACGGCTAAACGTGCTGAAGTGATCGATTTCTCGATTCCTTACGGCTCTACCGGTCAGACCTTCGGCGTCCTGTCTGATTCCGATCTCGTCGATCTGCCGCTCAAAGGTACGGTCTTCCCGCTCGCTTCCAAGCCGGAAGAAGCCAAAAAAGCCATCGAAGAAATCAAGCCGATGTTCAAAGGCAAAATCATCGGTGTGCAGTCTTCTGCCATTGCAGAGCGCTTTTTGCAGGAAAATCTGGCTGACGTGGCTGAAATCCGCGAATATGGCAAAACGCAGGAACATGATCTGGATCTGATGTCCGGTCGTGTTGATGCCATCATGGCGTCTACTGCCTATATCTCTACGGCGATGAAAGACCCTGCCAACAAAGGCATGGTTCTGGCTGGTCCGCGTTTCCAGGGTGGTATTCTGGGCAAAGGCAGCTCCATCGGCATGCGCAAAGGCTCCGACGACCTCAAGGCCATGTTCGACAAGGCCATTGCTTCTGCGCGTGATGACGGCACCATCAAGGACCTGTCCATCAAATGGTTCGGCTTTGACGTGACCGTCTACTAA